In Pongo pygmaeus isolate AG05252 chromosome 13, NHGRI_mPonPyg2-v2.0_pri, whole genome shotgun sequence, one genomic interval encodes:
- the PTPA gene encoding serine/threonine-protein phosphatase 2A activator isoform X3, translating to MAEGERQPPPDSSEEAPPATQNFIIPKKEIHTVPDMGKWKRSQAYADYIGFILTLNEGVKGKKLTFEYRVSEAIEKLVALLNTLDRWIDETPPVDQPSRFGNKAYRTWYAKLDEEAENLVATVVPTHLAAAVPEVAVYLKESVGNSTRIDYGTGHEAAFAAFLCCLCKIGVLRVDDQIAIVFKVFNRYLEVMRKLQKTYRMEPAGSQGVWGLDDFQFLPFIWGSSQLIDHPYLEPRHFVDEKAVNENHKDYMFLECILFITEMKTGPFAEHSNQLWNISAVPSWSKVNQGLIRMYKAEAGPETGPEFMASDTVLWAPSLDSWLAFSSGKGLLQVFIGPRASWIPSAEVWEEALVSLGRSNPRMPGAVPVRAGVQVWRA from the exons atTCTTCGGAGGAGGCCCCTCCAGCCACTCAGAACTTCATCATTCCAAAAAAGGAGATCCACACAGTTCCAGACATGGGCAAATGGAAGCGTTCTCAG GCATACGCTGACTACATCGGATTCATCCTTACTCTCAATGAAGGTGTGAAGGGGAAGAAGCTGACCTTCGAGTACAGAGTCTCCGAG GCCATTGAGAAACTAGTCGCTCTTCTCAACACGCTGGACAGGTGGATTGATGAGACTCCTCCAGTGGACCAGCCCTCTCGGTTTGGGAATAAGGCATACAGGACCTGGTATGCCAAACTTGATGAG GAAGCAGAAAACTTGGTGGCCACAGTGGTCCCCACCCATCTGGCAGCTGCTGTGCCTGAGGTGGCTGTTTACCTAAAGGAGTCAGTGGGGAACTCCACGCGCATTGACTACGGCACAG GGCATGAGGCAGCCTTCGCTGCTTTCCTCTGCTGTCTCTGCAAGATTGGGGTGCTCCGGGTGGATGACCAAATAGCTATTGTCTTCAAGGTGTTCAATCG GTACCTTGAAGTTATGCGGAAACTCCAGAAAACATACAGGATGGAGCCAGCCGGCAGCCAGGGAGTGTGGGGTCTGGATGACTTCCAGTTTCTTCCCTTCATCTGGGGCAGTTCGCAGCTGATAG ACCACCCATACCTGGAGCCCAGACACTTTGTGGATGAGAAGGCCGTGAATGAGAATCACAAGGACTACATGTTCCTGGAGTGTATCCTGTTTATTACCGAG ATGAAGACTGGCCCATTTGCAGAGCACTCTAACCAGCTGTGGAACATCAGCGCCGTCCCTTCCTGGTCCAAAGTGAACCAGGGTCTCATCCGCATGTATAAGGCCGAG GCTGGCCCTGAGACTGGCCCTGAGTTCATGGCCTCAGACACTGTACTGTGGGCACCATCTCTTGACTCCTGGCTGGCCTTCTCTTCTGGGAAGGGGCTGCTCCAGGTCTTCATTGGACCCAGAGCTTCCTGGATCCCATCAGCAGAG GTGTGGGAGGAGGCCCTGGTCAGTCTTGGCAGATCCAACCCTCGCATGCCCGGAGCGGTTCCTGTGAGAGCTGGTGTCCAGGTGTGGCGGGCATGA
- the PTPA gene encoding serine/threonine-protein phosphatase 2A activator isoform X9: MAEGERQPPPDSSEEAPPATQNFIIPKKEIHTVPDMGKWKRSQAYADYIGFILTLNEGVKGKKLTFEYRVSEEAENLVATVVPTHLAAAVPEVAVYLKESVGNSTRIDYGTGHEAAFAAFLCCLCKIGVLRVDDQIAIVFKVFNRYLEVMRKLQKTYRMEPAGSQGVWGLDDFQFLPFIWGSSQLIDHPYLEPRHFVDEKAVNENHKDYMFLECILFITEMKTGPFAEHSNQLWNISAVPSWSKVNQGLIRMYKAECLEKFPVIQHFKFGSLLPIHPVTSG; encoded by the exons atTCTTCGGAGGAGGCCCCTCCAGCCACTCAGAACTTCATCATTCCAAAAAAGGAGATCCACACAGTTCCAGACATGGGCAAATGGAAGCGTTCTCAG GCATACGCTGACTACATCGGATTCATCCTTACTCTCAATGAAGGTGTGAAGGGGAAGAAGCTGACCTTCGAGTACAGAGTCTCCGAG GAAGCAGAAAACTTGGTGGCCACAGTGGTCCCCACCCATCTGGCAGCTGCTGTGCCTGAGGTGGCTGTTTACCTAAAGGAGTCAGTGGGGAACTCCACGCGCATTGACTACGGCACAG GGCATGAGGCAGCCTTCGCTGCTTTCCTCTGCTGTCTCTGCAAGATTGGGGTGCTCCGGGTGGATGACCAAATAGCTATTGTCTTCAAGGTGTTCAATCG GTACCTTGAAGTTATGCGGAAACTCCAGAAAACATACAGGATGGAGCCAGCCGGCAGCCAGGGAGTGTGGGGTCTGGATGACTTCCAGTTTCTTCCCTTCATCTGGGGCAGTTCGCAGCTGATAG ACCACCCATACCTGGAGCCCAGACACTTTGTGGATGAGAAGGCCGTGAATGAGAATCACAAGGACTACATGTTCCTGGAGTGTATCCTGTTTATTACCGAG ATGAAGACTGGCCCATTTGCAGAGCACTCTAACCAGCTGTGGAACATCAGCGCCGTCCCTTCCTGGTCCAAAGTGAACCAGGGTCTCATCCGCATGTATAAGGCCGAG TGCCTGGAGAAGTTCCCTGTGATCCAGCACTTCAAGTTCGGGAGCCTGCTGCCCATCCATCCTGTAACGTCGGGCTAG
- the PTPA gene encoding serine/threonine-protein phosphatase 2A activator isoform X2 has product MAEGERQPPPDSSEEAPPATQNFIIPKKEIHTVPDMGKWKRSQAYADYIGFILTLNEGVKGKKLTFEYRVSEEAENLVATVVPTHLAAAVPEVAVYLKESVGNSTRIDYGTGHEAAFAAFLCCLCKIGVLRVDDQIAIVFKVFNRYLEVMRKLQKTYRMEPAGSQGVWGLDDFQFLPFIWGSSQLIDHPYLEPRHFVDEKAVNENHKDYMFLECILFITEMKTGPFAEHSNQLWNISAVPSWSKVNQGLIRMYKAEVSGGWPACPSLLLHLVLGWEQSKRCGAWGFCFLLLHCFALNLRPASLTLGASESPIWGMGSQRSTSHPSPEKLQPSSVLMSLEAEARTCCLGSWGDGGLPSPSSSGRRLLEARVI; this is encoded by the exons atTCTTCGGAGGAGGCCCCTCCAGCCACTCAGAACTTCATCATTCCAAAAAAGGAGATCCACACAGTTCCAGACATGGGCAAATGGAAGCGTTCTCAG GCATACGCTGACTACATCGGATTCATCCTTACTCTCAATGAAGGTGTGAAGGGGAAGAAGCTGACCTTCGAGTACAGAGTCTCCGAG GAAGCAGAAAACTTGGTGGCCACAGTGGTCCCCACCCATCTGGCAGCTGCTGTGCCTGAGGTGGCTGTTTACCTAAAGGAGTCAGTGGGGAACTCCACGCGCATTGACTACGGCACAG GGCATGAGGCAGCCTTCGCTGCTTTCCTCTGCTGTCTCTGCAAGATTGGGGTGCTCCGGGTGGATGACCAAATAGCTATTGTCTTCAAGGTGTTCAATCG GTACCTTGAAGTTATGCGGAAACTCCAGAAAACATACAGGATGGAGCCAGCCGGCAGCCAGGGAGTGTGGGGTCTGGATGACTTCCAGTTTCTTCCCTTCATCTGGGGCAGTTCGCAGCTGATAG ACCACCCATACCTGGAGCCCAGACACTTTGTGGATGAGAAGGCCGTGAATGAGAATCACAAGGACTACATGTTCCTGGAGTGTATCCTGTTTATTACCGAG ATGAAGACTGGCCCATTTGCAGAGCACTCTAACCAGCTGTGGAACATCAGCGCCGTCCCTTCCTGGTCCAAAGTGAACCAGGGTCTCATCCGCATGTATAAGGCCGAGGTGAGTGGGGGCTGGCCAGCGTGCCCGTCCCTGCTGCTGCACTTGGTCCTGGGCTGGGAACAAAGCAAAAGATGTGGAGCCTGGGGCTTCTGCTTCCTCCTACTCCACTGTTTTGCTCTGAATCTTAGGCCAGCCTCTCTGACACTTGGGGCCTCGGAATCTCCCATCTGGGGCATGGGCAGTCAGAGAAGCACCAGCCACCCCAGCCCTGAAAAGCTGCAGCCCAGCTCTGTCCTGATgagcttggaggctgaggcaaggaccTGCTGCTTGGGAAGTTGGGGCGATGGGGGCCTCCCTTCTCCCTCATCAAGTGGCCGAAGGCTCCTCGAGGCTCGGGTAATCTGA
- the PTPA gene encoding serine/threonine-protein phosphatase 2A activator isoform X8: MAEGERQPPPDSSEEAPPATQNFIIPKKEIHTVPDMGKWKRSQAYADYIGFILTLNEGVKGKKLTFEYRVSEAIEKLVALLNTLDRWIDETPPVDQPSRFGNKAYRTWYAKLDEEAENLVATVVPTHLAAAVPEVAVYLKESVGNSTRIDYGTGHEAAFAAFLCCLCKIGVLRVDDQIAIVFKVFNRYLEVMRKLQKTYRMEPAGSQGVWGLDDFQFLPFIWGSSQLIDHPYLEPRHFVDEKAVNENHKDYMFLECILFITEMKTGPFAEHSNQLWNISAVPSWSKVNQGLIRMYKAECLEKFPVIQHFKFGSLLPIHPVTSG, from the exons atTCTTCGGAGGAGGCCCCTCCAGCCACTCAGAACTTCATCATTCCAAAAAAGGAGATCCACACAGTTCCAGACATGGGCAAATGGAAGCGTTCTCAG GCATACGCTGACTACATCGGATTCATCCTTACTCTCAATGAAGGTGTGAAGGGGAAGAAGCTGACCTTCGAGTACAGAGTCTCCGAG GCCATTGAGAAACTAGTCGCTCTTCTCAACACGCTGGACAGGTGGATTGATGAGACTCCTCCAGTGGACCAGCCCTCTCGGTTTGGGAATAAGGCATACAGGACCTGGTATGCCAAACTTGATGAG GAAGCAGAAAACTTGGTGGCCACAGTGGTCCCCACCCATCTGGCAGCTGCTGTGCCTGAGGTGGCTGTTTACCTAAAGGAGTCAGTGGGGAACTCCACGCGCATTGACTACGGCACAG GGCATGAGGCAGCCTTCGCTGCTTTCCTCTGCTGTCTCTGCAAGATTGGGGTGCTCCGGGTGGATGACCAAATAGCTATTGTCTTCAAGGTGTTCAATCG GTACCTTGAAGTTATGCGGAAACTCCAGAAAACATACAGGATGGAGCCAGCCGGCAGCCAGGGAGTGTGGGGTCTGGATGACTTCCAGTTTCTTCCCTTCATCTGGGGCAGTTCGCAGCTGATAG ACCACCCATACCTGGAGCCCAGACACTTTGTGGATGAGAAGGCCGTGAATGAGAATCACAAGGACTACATGTTCCTGGAGTGTATCCTGTTTATTACCGAG ATGAAGACTGGCCCATTTGCAGAGCACTCTAACCAGCTGTGGAACATCAGCGCCGTCCCTTCCTGGTCCAAAGTGAACCAGGGTCTCATCCGCATGTATAAGGCCGAG TGCCTGGAGAAGTTCCCTGTGATCCAGCACTTCAAGTTCGGGAGCCTGCTGCCCATCCATCCTGTAACGTCGGGCTAG
- the PTPA gene encoding serine/threonine-protein phosphatase 2A activator isoform X4 translates to MGKWKRSQAYADYIGFILTLNEGVKGKKLTFEYRVSEAIEKLVALLNTLDRWIDETPPVDQPSRFGNKAYRTWYAKLDEEAENLVATVVPTHLAAAVPEVAVYLKESVGNSTRIDYGTGHEAAFAAFLCCLCKIGVLRVDDQIAIVFKVFNRYLEVMRKLQKTYRMEPAGSQGVWGLDDFQFLPFIWGSSQLIDHPYLEPRHFVDEKAVNENHKDYMFLECILFITEMKTGPFAEHSNQLWNISAVPSWSKVNQGLIRMYKAEVSGGWPACPSLLLHLVLGWEQSKRCGAWGFCFLLLHCFALNLRPASLTLGASESPIWGMGSQRSTSHPSPEKLQPSSVLMSLEAEARTCCLGSWGDGGLPSPSSSGRRLLEARVI, encoded by the exons ATGGGCAAATGGAAGCGTTCTCAG GCATACGCTGACTACATCGGATTCATCCTTACTCTCAATGAAGGTGTGAAGGGGAAGAAGCTGACCTTCGAGTACAGAGTCTCCGAG GCCATTGAGAAACTAGTCGCTCTTCTCAACACGCTGGACAGGTGGATTGATGAGACTCCTCCAGTGGACCAGCCCTCTCGGTTTGGGAATAAGGCATACAGGACCTGGTATGCCAAACTTGATGAG GAAGCAGAAAACTTGGTGGCCACAGTGGTCCCCACCCATCTGGCAGCTGCTGTGCCTGAGGTGGCTGTTTACCTAAAGGAGTCAGTGGGGAACTCCACGCGCATTGACTACGGCACAG GGCATGAGGCAGCCTTCGCTGCTTTCCTCTGCTGTCTCTGCAAGATTGGGGTGCTCCGGGTGGATGACCAAATAGCTATTGTCTTCAAGGTGTTCAATCG GTACCTTGAAGTTATGCGGAAACTCCAGAAAACATACAGGATGGAGCCAGCCGGCAGCCAGGGAGTGTGGGGTCTGGATGACTTCCAGTTTCTTCCCTTCATCTGGGGCAGTTCGCAGCTGATAG ACCACCCATACCTGGAGCCCAGACACTTTGTGGATGAGAAGGCCGTGAATGAGAATCACAAGGACTACATGTTCCTGGAGTGTATCCTGTTTATTACCGAG ATGAAGACTGGCCCATTTGCAGAGCACTCTAACCAGCTGTGGAACATCAGCGCCGTCCCTTCCTGGTCCAAAGTGAACCAGGGTCTCATCCGCATGTATAAGGCCGAGGTGAGTGGGGGCTGGCCAGCGTGCCCGTCCCTGCTGCTGCACTTGGTCCTGGGCTGGGAACAAAGCAAAAGATGTGGAGCCTGGGGCTTCTGCTTCCTCCTACTCCACTGTTTTGCTCTGAATCTTAGGCCAGCCTCTCTGACACTTGGGGCCTCGGAATCTCCCATCTGGGGCATGGGCAGTCAGAGAAGCACCAGCCACCCCAGCCCTGAAAAGCTGCAGCCCAGCTCTGTCCTGATgagcttggaggctgaggcaaggaccTGCTGCTTGGGAAGTTGGGGCGATGGGGGCCTCCCTTCTCCCTCATCAAGTGGCCGAAGGCTCCTCGAGGCTCGGGTAATCTGA